Genomic DNA from Clostridium sp. BJN0013:
TCTTCACAAAGAGTTTTTCGTTTACTCTTTTTCGTTTCTTTATTATAAATCCATTTCATTTTAGGGCAAACGAATTTCATTGTTGGAATTTCTGAGCGTAAGTGTGATTTGCTGCCTTCTTGCTTCATGGGTAGTGAATGATCATGAGGGCAGCATGGAATACCATCTTCATTCAAAGGACAATCGGATTCTTCTGGTGCAAGCTTAGTTTTTAGTGGAATATATGCTTTTTCAAACTTTAGTTCTTGAAAAAGATATTGATAAATTTCAATACTATCAAAAGCAGCGTCACCTAAAAAAGTTTTAGGATTTATCAAAGGATGTTTTTCAAAAAAATCCTTAAGGACAGGTATAAGTGCTTTAGAATCAGCAAGGGACTTATCTTCATCAGGAGAATTGGATTTTTTCTCAACAACGATATCTGGATGAGTTTTAAGGAAATCTTGGTTGTAAAATGAAATATCTCTCACAATACCAAGGCCGTTGGTTACAATGCCAAATTTAAAAGCGTAACAAAAATGACCGTTAATGTACATCTGCTGGATGGCTGGATTAGCTGCAGCATGAGAAGGCATAGCCCTGTAAGCAGCTTTATAAGGGTCATAAGAATCATCCAGACCATGTGTCTTCTTAAAAGCTTTAAGTTGTTTTATGATGCGGTTAGCATATTTAGGGTTGTTTTCAGTGACGAAAGCTTCAATACCAGAAGTATCAAAGATAGTCATAGAAGCAAGGTTCTTATCAATTTGTTGACATATTGGCTCAGTAATATTAACAAGATTATGGAACATTGATTGTAAGTCCAAAATAAAATCTTGTCTAAAGCGTGTGAATTTAGAAGCATCAGGAACTTTGGTGAAACCGCAAAAATCCCTCAACTCTTTTGAATATTTAAGAAAAATAATCAAAAGGGAATCTGTAGGAATAGAAAAAATACGCTGCAAAATCAAAGCACGAAGCATGGCATAAAGTGTATATTTACGAGGTCTTCCAGTAGAAGCATAAAAATGATTTATAAAAGAAACTGGAACTAAATCATCCAGATCAATAGTATCTTCAAGTAAAGAAAGAAACTGGGGCTTGTTGTTTTCAAATTTTTCTTTGCAATCAGAAAAAACTTCTGCCAAAGAAAGCTGTTTATATGGTATCATAAGTATATAACTCCTTTCTGAGGTATATGGTGATTTTGTTTCTTGGCAATTCAATTTTACCATAAATCAGTGAGGAGTTATTCTATTTTACAACAAAAAATATACCGCATTTATGCGGGTTATAGCGTTTCGCAAACCCTATTATAATTTAAAATTGAAAGGTGCAATATTTATGGAGATAAAAGAGATAAAGGTAGGAATAGCAGATATGAATACTGCCGGCTCCCCCCATAGACTTATAACTATAGGCCTGGGTTCCTGTGTTGGTATAGCTTTGTATGATAAGATGAGGGGCATAGGCGGACTAGCACATATAATGCTGCCGGACAGCACACAATTCAGTAATATAAAAAATCCTATAAAATTTGCAGATTTAGCTGTCCCTCTTTTAATAAAAGATTTAGAAAAATTAGGAGCAAATAGGAGAAATTTAAAAGCTAAAATAGCAGGTGGAGCATCTATGTTTAATTTTTCAGATAAGAGTATGATTATGGATATAGGCAATAGAAATAGTGCTGCGGTGAAGAAAATATTAGAAGAATGTTCTGTTTCTATATTATCCCATGATCTGGGAGGTAATAAAGGAAGGACTATGATATTTGATACCTATGATGGCGGGGTGAAAATACGTACTGTAGGAAAGGGAATAAAGGAAATTTAAAAATTTAATGGAGTGATAATAGTTTGAAAAAGATTAAAGTTTTAGTAGTAGATGATTCAGCACTTATGAGAAGAATCATCTCAGACATGATAAAAGAGGACAGTTCTATAGAAGTAATAGGTACTGCCAGAAATGGACAAGATCTTATGGATAAATTTTCTTCAAATTTTTATAAAACCATGCCAGATGTGATAACCATGGATGTAGAAATGCCCAAAATGGATGGTATAACTGCACTTGGGGAACTTAAAAAGAAAAACATAGATATACCTGTAATAATTTTAAGCAGTATTTCAAAAGAAGGTACAGAGCTCACTATGGAATGTTTAGGAGCAGGAGCCTTTGATTTTTTACCTAAACCCTCTGGAACCATATCCCTTGATATAGATAAAGTAAAAGTTGAATTGATACAAAAAATTAAAGTGGCTTATTTTAGTACATCTAATCAAAGTAACCACACTGAGGCTAATAGTACAGCTAAAAATAAAAGTTATAAAGAAGTTGCTTCAGCGTATATTGCAGATGGAAATACTAAAAAGGTGAGAGAAAATAAATTTCAAGCGGGAAGAATAGATGCCATAGTAATGGGGGCATCTACAGGAGGACCTAAAGCACTTACTTCAGTTATAACAGAGTTCCCCGAAGACATAGGAGTACCTGTATTTGTGGTACAGCATATGCCTGTAGGTTTTACTAAAGCTTTTGCAGAAAGATTGAATTTAAGTTCTCGTGTAAAAGTAGTAGAAGCACAAGATGGGATGAACACTGAAAGAAATGTTGTATACATAGCTCCTGGTGGATATCATATGGAAGTATGGAATGATAAAAAAATTCATTTAAATAAAGAACCCGCAATTTGGGGAGTTAGACCTGCGGTAGATAAGCTATTTATGTCTGCTTCAAAGGCATATAAGGAAAATATTATTAGCGT
This window encodes:
- a CDS encoding chemotaxis response regulator protein-glutamate methylesterase, with the protein product MKKIKVLVVDDSALMRRIISDMIKEDSSIEVIGTARNGQDLMDKFSSNFYKTMPDVITMDVEMPKMDGITALGELKKKNIDIPVIILSSISKEGTELTMECLGAGAFDFLPKPSGTISLDIDKVKVELIQKIKVAYFSTSNQSNHTEANSTAKNKSYKEVASAYIADGNTKKVRENKFQAGRIDAIVMGASTGGPKALTSVITEFPEDIGVPVFVVQHMPVGFTKAFAERLNLSSRVKVVEAQDGMNTERNVVYIAPGGYHMEVWNDKKIHLNKEPAIWGVRPAVDKLFMSASKAYKENIISVVLTGMGKDGAEGTVEIKKNGGVTISQDESTCTIYGMPKVAYETGKVDLVLALDDIAKEVLKIITSGRR
- a CDS encoding chemotaxis protein CheD, translating into MEIKEIKVGIADMNTAGSPHRLITIGLGSCVGIALYDKMRGIGGLAHIMLPDSTQFSNIKNPIKFADLAVPLLIKDLEKLGANRRNLKAKIAGGASMFNFSDKSMIMDIGNRNSAAVKKILEECSVSILSHDLGGNKGRTMIFDTYDGGVKIRTVGKGIKEI